One Lactobacillus sp. CBA3606 DNA segment encodes these proteins:
- a CDS encoding YkuJ family protein produces the protein MEKSELSAILKRLEAMRTSEATEVQSRRFEKEGVERGQVAYDPATSTYTLQEFNPDQTFEFDNIDLVAIELYDLLTDN, from the coding sequence ATGGAAAAATCTGAATTATCAGCAATTCTCAAACGATTAGAAGCAATGCGGACCTCGGAAGCAACAGAAGTTCAATCACGACGGTTCGAAAAGGAAGGTGTTGAACGCGGTCAGGTTGCTTATGACCCAGCAACATCAACGTATACGCTCCAAGAATTTAACCCTGATCAAACGTTCGAATTCGATAACATCGACTTAGTTGCGATTGAACTATATGACTTGTTAACCGATAATTAA
- a CDS encoding LTA synthase family protein, whose translation MPKFIKNTVGKVNTTLGFFILTVVLFWLKTYIAYQTEFTLGVKGAVQQFILILNPFPTAIVLLGVALYFRGRLKYWMMMIIDALQTTWLFANILYYREFSDFMSAGVIKSSGASSTNLGTSLSQIIRGTDFLVYADVVILILLLVFKVIRIDPRPFKLRYAATLTMIGVALFAVDLGMSEHDRSDLLTRTFDNNYIVKYLGLNTYAGYSFYQTEKESATRAQASSSDMKSVLAYLKKNQASENIKYFGKAKGKNVFVIHLESFQQFLIDYKVDGKEVTPNLNKFYHNKNTLSFDNFYHQVAQGKTSDAEMMMENSLFGLPTGSAMTQYGTSNTFQAAPAILAQKGYTTAAFHGDVASFWNRDNAYKSWGYDYFFYSSYYKEKASYNIGYGLKDKIFLKDSVKYLEQLPQPFYAKLITLTNHYPYTLDKQNQSIDKTTTGDSTVDGYVQTAHYLDQAFAEFISYLKKAGLYKNSMIVLYGDHYGISNNHRAAIAQLLGKKSVNNFDLAQFQKVPFMIHADGIKGGVNHTYGGEIDALPTIFDLLGIKNKGYIQFGTDLLSKQHDQTVAFRNGDFVSPTYTKLGGTVYDTKTGDQLKNMTSTQKQTVKQMQNHVTTELSLSDRVIQGDLLRFYTPKGFKKVNKSDYSYKITKTLKSLKELQAEKQTSVLSKHKGKSTVDLYKTDAPELSSSSADSSSDSSVSN comes from the coding sequence ATGCCCAAATTTATAAAAAACACGGTTGGAAAGGTCAATACAACCCTTGGCTTCTTTATCCTAACGGTGGTCTTATTTTGGCTAAAGACGTATATCGCCTATCAAACTGAATTTACGCTCGGGGTAAAAGGCGCCGTGCAGCAATTTATTTTGATTCTTAATCCGTTTCCAACAGCGATTGTGCTGTTGGGGGTGGCGTTATACTTTAGAGGTCGCTTAAAATATTGGATGATGATGATCATCGATGCTTTACAGACAACCTGGTTGTTTGCCAATATTTTGTATTATCGTGAGTTTTCTGATTTTATGTCGGCTGGTGTAATCAAGAGTTCAGGCGCTTCCAGCACTAATCTGGGCACTAGTTTAAGCCAGATTATCCGGGGCACTGACTTCTTAGTTTATGCCGATGTCGTGATACTCATTTTATTATTAGTATTTAAGGTAATTCGGATTGATCCTCGGCCATTCAAGCTTCGCTATGCAGCAACGCTAACGATGATTGGGGTCGCTTTGTTTGCAGTTGATTTGGGGATGTCAGAGCATGACCGTTCTGATTTACTAACCCGGACTTTTGATAATAATTACATCGTGAAGTATTTAGGGTTAAATACTTACGCGGGTTATAGCTTTTATCAGACTGAAAAAGAAAGTGCCACGCGAGCTCAGGCCAGCAGTAGTGATATGAAGAGTGTGCTTGCTTATCTAAAGAAGAATCAGGCTAGTGAGAATATCAAATACTTTGGTAAAGCTAAAGGTAAGAATGTCTTCGTGATTCATTTGGAGAGTTTCCAGCAATTTTTAATTGATTATAAGGTTGATGGTAAGGAAGTTACGCCGAACTTAAACAAGTTCTATCATAATAAGAACACGTTGAGTTTTGATAACTTTTATCATCAAGTGGCCCAAGGGAAGACTTCAGATGCAGAAATGATGATGGAAAACTCCTTATTCGGGTTACCAACTGGTTCAGCGATGACACAGTACGGGACGTCGAATACCTTCCAAGCAGCGCCGGCAATTTTAGCGCAAAAAGGCTATACGACGGCGGCCTTTCATGGGGATGTTGCCAGTTTCTGGAATCGCGACAATGCCTACAAATCATGGGGATATGATTACTTCTTCTATTCATCGTATTATAAAGAGAAGGCTAGTTATAATATTGGCTATGGGTTGAAGGATAAAATCTTCCTAAAAGACTCAGTGAAGTATTTGGAACAACTTCCGCAACCATTCTATGCGAAGCTGATTACATTGACTAACCACTATCCCTATACATTGGATAAACAAAATCAATCTATTGATAAGACGACGACCGGTGATTCTACCGTCGATGGCTATGTGCAAACCGCCCACTATTTAGATCAAGCCTTTGCTGAATTCATTAGTTATTTGAAGAAGGCTGGCTTATATAAGAATAGTATGATTGTCTTGTATGGGGACCATTACGGGATTTCGAATAATCATCGTGCGGCAATTGCGCAGTTATTGGGTAAGAAGTCCGTTAACAATTTTGATTTAGCACAGTTCCAGAAGGTACCATTTATGATTCATGCTGATGGAATTAAGGGTGGGGTTAACCATACCTATGGTGGCGAAATCGATGCTTTGCCAACAATCTTTGATTTATTAGGGATTAAGAATAAAGGGTACATTCAGTTTGGAACTGACTTACTGTCGAAACAACACGATCAAACAGTTGCCTTTAGAAATGGTGATTTTGTGTCGCCAACTTATACGAAGCTCGGGGGGACGGTCTATGACACGAAGACTGGTGATCAGTTGAAAAATATGACCAGTACCCAAAAGCAGACAGTCAAGCAGATGCAGAACCACGTGACAACGGAACTGTCCTTGTCTGATCGTGTTATTCAAGGTGATTTGTTGCGTTTCTATACGCCGAAGGGCTTTAAGAAAGTCAATAAGTCTGATTACAGTTATAAGATTACGAAGACTTTGAAATCGTTGAAGGAACTTCAAGCTGAGAAGCAGACCAGTGTCTTGTCGAAGCACAAAGGCAAGTCGACGGTTGATCTGTATAAGACGGATGCACCAGAACTATCTAGTTCCAGTGCTGATTCAAGTTCAGATTCAAGCGTAAGTAATTAG
- a CDS encoding IS3 family transposase, producing MDWYNNSRRQTTLNGMTPVEYRKHAVKKIA from the coding sequence ATGGATTGGTATAACAATTCTCGCCGTCAAACAACACTAAACGGCATGACCCCAGTAGAATACCGAAAGCATGCCGTCAAGAAAATTGCATAA
- a CDS encoding N-acetyltransferase, producing the protein MYFKKATLDDIDTIIDILSDGRNQLAEAGVNQWQGDYPSRNQITADIMQGSAYLFNADDNATVGAVAVVPSPDATYDTANATWLNTTAPYVVIHRVAIHSSHAGHGYATQLFEKIIAHITEEHPAIKSIRIDTHADNLAMQHLIAKMQFERVGEMVGVYHQDDTCYVYEKLIK; encoded by the coding sequence ATGTATTTTAAAAAAGCAACTCTTGATGACATTGACACTATCATCGATATTTTAAGCGATGGGCGTAATCAATTAGCCGAGGCCGGTGTCAACCAATGGCAAGGCGATTACCCATCACGCAATCAGATTACCGCCGATATCATGCAAGGATCCGCCTACTTATTCAATGCGGATGATAACGCCACAGTAGGTGCCGTCGCCGTAGTACCGTCACCAGACGCCACCTACGACACGGCTAATGCTACTTGGTTAAACACCACGGCGCCATATGTCGTTATCCACCGTGTGGCGATTCATTCTAGCCATGCGGGTCATGGTTACGCCACCCAACTTTTTGAAAAAATCATTGCCCATATTACCGAAGAACATCCGGCTATTAAAAGTATCCGAATTGATACCCATGCCGATAATTTAGCCATGCAGCATTTGATTGCTAAAATGCAATTTGAGCGCGTTGGCGAGATGGTTGGGGTTTACCATCAAGATGATACCTGCTACGTCTATGAGAAGCTAATTAAGTAA
- a CDS encoding metallophosphoesterase, whose translation MQKIAVLSDIHGNATALAAVLADAQAQGVTEYWTVGDITVRGPEAERCMALLDQVQPTAYVRGNHEENYGKVLAATPTDFNQPKQIMATILTAYDRQQLTSAHFTQLLHLPLTVTKHVGPLTIRLQHVLPQRARGHALAPTAEQANFDQAATGQPDIVIYAHTHQPLMRYSTAGQLILNAGTIGLPTAPWPALRSPRAMYLLLTFDDQGLTSIDYRQVAFDWQQAIKIAQDHALPYLDFYDRTLRTNTYQYTPDAVAAYNDAHAMAARAQAILATNN comes from the coding sequence ATGCAAAAAATTGCAGTTTTATCTGATATTCACGGCAATGCGACCGCCCTCGCTGCCGTTTTAGCCGATGCTCAGGCACAAGGGGTAACCGAATACTGGACCGTTGGCGATATAACCGTTCGTGGCCCTGAAGCCGAGCGGTGTATGGCTTTACTCGATCAAGTCCAGCCAACCGCTTACGTTCGTGGGAATCATGAAGAAAATTATGGTAAAGTTTTAGCCGCCACTCCCACTGACTTTAATCAACCCAAGCAAATTATGGCGACCATCTTAACCGCTTACGATCGCCAACAATTAACTTCAGCACACTTTACGCAACTTTTACACTTACCCTTAACGGTCACTAAGCACGTCGGCCCGCTCACGATTCGTTTGCAACATGTCTTGCCACAGCGTGCTCGTGGTCATGCCTTAGCACCGACTGCTGAACAAGCCAACTTTGACCAAGCCGCGACCGGGCAGCCGGATATCGTCATCTATGCCCATACCCATCAACCCTTAATGCGGTATTCCACGGCGGGCCAATTGATTTTAAATGCCGGAACCATTGGCTTACCGACTGCACCATGGCCGGCGTTACGCTCACCACGAGCCATGTATTTATTGCTAACCTTTGACGACCAGGGCCTAACTAGTATTGACTACCGACAAGTGGCTTTTGACTGGCAACAAGCCATCAAAATCGCACAGGACCATGCCCTACCCTATTTAGACTTCTATGACCGAACACTACGTACGAATACTTACCAGTACACCCCGGATGCCGTGGCTGCCTATAATGATGCTCATGCAATGGCCGCCCGCGCACAAGCCATTCTGGCAACCAACAATTAA
- a CDS encoding amino acid permease has protein sequence MSKQTHLNRQMESRHVLMISLGGVIGTGLFLSSGYTIHEAGPIGTLLAYTIGAVLVYLVMLCLGELAVAMPYTGAFHVYAKKYIGPGTGFTVAILYWLTWTIALGSEFTAAGLIMQNWFPHVATWLWSLLFMVVIFTVNALSVRWFAEAEFWFASIKVVAIIVFIILGSLAIIGLLPLQGHSSAPLLANYYKNGWFPNGFGGVFTTMLTVNFAFSGTELIGITAGEAKDPAHTIPIAIRTTLWRLIIFFVGSMFVMAALIPYQKAGVTQSPFVLVFKEIGIPYAADLMNFVVLTAIMSAANSGLYASTRMLWSLANEGTIPKIFKRTTRRDVPLIALITSMLGGILALLSSVYAAGSVYLVLVSISGLAVVIVWMAIALSEINFRKAYVKSGKNLADLTYKTPGYPVVPWLTFILSGLSCILIWFDPNQRIALYYTLPFIAICYLGYYLSQKIKQHRQN, from the coding sequence ATGTCTAAACAAACTCATCTTAATCGCCAAATGGAGTCACGGCATGTCCTAATGATTTCACTCGGTGGGGTCATTGGAACTGGACTATTTCTCAGTTCTGGTTATACCATTCATGAAGCGGGCCCCATTGGAACGCTACTCGCTTACACCATCGGTGCCGTCTTAGTCTACCTAGTGATGTTGTGTCTGGGTGAACTAGCGGTCGCCATGCCCTATACCGGGGCATTTCATGTCTATGCAAAAAAATATATCGGCCCTGGGACTGGTTTCACAGTCGCAATCCTATATTGGCTGACTTGGACGATTGCGCTAGGTTCCGAATTCACCGCCGCAGGGCTAATCATGCAGAACTGGTTTCCCCACGTTGCCACCTGGCTTTGGAGCTTACTTTTCATGGTCGTCATCTTTACCGTTAATGCCTTATCGGTCCGCTGGTTCGCTGAAGCCGAATTTTGGTTTGCCAGTATCAAGGTCGTTGCAATTATCGTTTTTATTATTTTAGGTAGCTTAGCAATTATCGGCTTACTCCCATTGCAGGGCCATTCGAGTGCCCCCTTACTGGCTAACTATTACAAAAATGGCTGGTTTCCCAATGGTTTTGGCGGGGTCTTCACGACGATGCTCACCGTTAATTTCGCCTTTTCAGGAACCGAGCTCATCGGCATTACCGCGGGTGAAGCCAAAGATCCGGCCCATACGATTCCAATTGCCATTCGGACCACGTTATGGCGTTTGATTATTTTCTTTGTCGGTAGTATGTTCGTGATGGCTGCTTTAATTCCTTATCAAAAGGCCGGGGTCACGCAAAGTCCTTTCGTCTTGGTCTTCAAAGAAATTGGCATTCCGTATGCAGCCGACCTCATGAACTTTGTCGTATTGACTGCGATTATGTCTGCCGCTAATTCCGGCCTATATGCCTCAACGCGGATGTTATGGTCGCTCGCCAATGAAGGCACAATTCCTAAAATCTTTAAACGGACCACTCGCCGTGACGTTCCTTTGATTGCCCTAATAACGAGTATGTTAGGTGGTATTCTCGCGTTACTGTCTAGTGTGTATGCGGCCGGTTCCGTTTATCTCGTTTTAGTCTCAATTTCCGGTTTAGCAGTGGTCATTGTTTGGATGGCAATTGCCTTATCAGAAATTAATTTTCGTAAAGCTTACGTTAAGAGTGGCAAAAATCTGGCCGACTTAACCTATAAAACGCCTGGCTACCCGGTCGTGCCTTGGCTGACCTTTATTTTAAGTGGTCTGTCCTGCATTCTGATTTGGTTTGACCCTAATCAGCGTATTGCTCTCTACTACACGTTACCCTTTATTGCAATTTGCTATCTCGGCTATTATCTCAGTCAAAAAATCAAACAGCATCGTCAAAACTAA
- the mmuM gene encoding homocysteine S-methyltransferase — protein MAKKSLKALLKMGPVVLDGAMATELEKRGVATDSALWSATAMLTKPAAITAVHQSYFAAGAQIAITNTYQANVPAFEAAGIPAAQARQLIQSAVQLANQARDDYAEQHADFTGIVAGSIGSYGAYLADGSEYTGHYQLTAQAYQAFHRERLELMMAVGVDTLALETMPNFKEVQALVRLVTTTYPTQPYWVSFSIRDAQTLCDGTSLAKAARWVAAQPNVVAVGVNCTTLENIEPALQTLRAAVTVPLIVYPNSGDEYDPMTKTWQSTTLSHQFSSFVPAWLAAGAQIIGGCCRTTPTDIQTVASLIHESA, from the coding sequence ATGGCAAAAAAATCATTGAAAGCGTTATTAAAAATGGGTCCTGTCGTCTTGGATGGTGCGATGGCAACTGAATTAGAAAAACGAGGTGTTGCGACCGACAGCGCTTTATGGTCAGCGACGGCGATGCTCACTAAACCCGCAGCAATTACGGCGGTGCACCAGAGTTATTTTGCCGCTGGGGCGCAGATTGCGATTACGAATACGTATCAAGCTAATGTACCTGCCTTTGAAGCTGCTGGGATTCCAGCAGCGCAAGCGCGACAGTTAATTCAGTCAGCGGTCCAACTCGCAAATCAGGCGCGTGATGACTATGCGGAGCAACACGCTGATTTTACGGGGATTGTGGCCGGCAGTATCGGTTCTTATGGGGCCTATTTAGCGGATGGCAGTGAATACACCGGTCATTATCAGTTAACGGCGCAGGCCTATCAAGCGTTTCACCGAGAACGGCTGGAATTAATGATGGCGGTTGGGGTTGATACGCTGGCCTTAGAAACGATGCCAAACTTTAAAGAAGTTCAAGCGTTGGTGCGCTTAGTGACAACAACTTATCCCACCCAGCCTTACTGGGTTAGCTTCAGTATTCGTGATGCGCAAACGTTGTGTGATGGGACTAGCCTGGCTAAGGCCGCACGGTGGGTTGCTGCACAGCCCAATGTGGTGGCAGTTGGCGTGAACTGTACCACTTTGGAAAATATTGAACCAGCGCTGCAAACGTTGCGAGCAGCGGTGACAGTGCCATTGATTGTGTATCCAAATTCAGGCGATGAATATGATCCGATGACAAAAACGTGGCAATCGACTACCTTAAGTCATCAATTTTCGTCATTTGTACCGGCTTGGTTGGCTGCTGGTGCCCAAATTATTGGTGGTTGTTGTCGGACGACCCCGACCGATATTCAGACCGTTGCTAGCTTGATTCATGAGTCAGCTTAA
- the metK gene encoding methionine adenosyltransferase → MSERHLFTSESVSEGHPDKIADQISDAILDAMLEQDPQARVAVETSVTTGLVLVFGEVSTKAYVDIQKVVRDTIKSIGYVDGQYGFDGDNCAVLVSLDEQSPDIAQGVDDSLETREGDADPLDQIGAGDQGMMFGYAINETPELMPLPIALSHRLMRQIATLRKTGTINWLRPDAKAQVTVEYDAQNQPKRIDTVVLSTQHDPDVSLTTIRQTVIDQVIKAVIPADLLDDQTKYLVNPTGRFVIGGPQGDAGLTGRKVIVDTYGGFAHHGGGAFSGKDATKVDRSASYAARYIAKNLVAAGLADQVEVQLAYAIGVAEPVSIAVDTAGTGKVSDDALITAIRQNFDLRPAGIIKMLDLQRPIYRQTAAYGHFGRTDVDLPWEHTDKVAALKAEFN, encoded by the coding sequence GTGAGTGAAAGACACCTATTTACATCTGAATCAGTTTCTGAGGGCCATCCCGATAAAATCGCGGATCAAATCAGTGATGCCATTTTAGATGCCATGTTAGAACAAGATCCACAAGCTCGGGTTGCTGTTGAAACTTCAGTAACTACGGGGTTAGTATTAGTCTTTGGTGAAGTATCGACCAAAGCCTATGTTGATATTCAAAAGGTTGTGCGTGACACGATTAAATCAATTGGCTATGTTGATGGTCAATATGGGTTTGATGGTGATAACTGTGCCGTTTTAGTTTCGTTGGATGAACAATCACCAGATATTGCCCAAGGTGTTGATGATTCTTTGGAAACTCGTGAAGGTGACGCGGACCCATTGGATCAAATTGGAGCCGGCGATCAAGGGATGATGTTTGGCTATGCCATTAACGAAACACCTGAGTTAATGCCACTTCCAATCGCTCTAAGTCATCGGTTAATGCGCCAAATTGCAACTTTGCGCAAGACTGGGACCATCAACTGGTTGCGGCCAGATGCGAAAGCGCAAGTTACGGTTGAATATGATGCTCAGAATCAACCTAAGCGGATTGATACCGTCGTCTTATCAACGCAACATGATCCTGACGTTTCGTTAACCACGATTCGGCAAACGGTGATTGATCAAGTGATTAAGGCGGTTATTCCTGCTGATTTGTTGGATGATCAAACCAAATACTTGGTCAACCCAACTGGCCGCTTTGTTATCGGTGGCCCCCAAGGGGATGCTGGCTTAACTGGGCGGAAAGTTATCGTTGACACTTATGGTGGGTTCGCCCATCATGGCGGCGGGGCTTTCTCTGGTAAGGATGCGACCAAAGTGGACCGTTCAGCAAGTTATGCGGCGCGCTATATTGCGAAAAATTTAGTTGCTGCTGGCTTGGCTGATCAGGTTGAAGTCCAATTAGCGTATGCTATCGGAGTTGCTGAACCAGTATCAATTGCGGTTGATACGGCTGGTACCGGTAAGGTCAGTGATGATGCCTTAATTACAGCGATTCGCCAAAACTTTGATTTGCGGCCCGCTGGAATTATTAAAATGTTAGACTTACAACGCCCAATTTATCGGCAAACTGCTGCGTACGGTCATTTCGGTCGGACGGATGTTGACTTGCCTTGGGAACATACTGATAAAGTAGCGGCTTTAAAAGCTGAATTTAACTAA
- a CDS encoding MDR family MFS transporter: MQQRKTNVIAVTIAIYVATFMSAIEGTIVSTALPTIVGDLHGVALMNWVFSIYLLTNAMMTPIYGKLTDLIGRKPVMQAGLIIFIIGSMMSGLSDSMPVLIFWRAVQGIGAGALMPVSMTIIADIYSFERRAKVLGFNSSAWGIASVLAPLIGGIIVDKLSWHWIFFINVPVGLITLVLFQVYLREPKRQRQGKVDYLGSFWLMLFLLCLMLSFQLLGNATISWATVIMAWVLSGFSLWLFIRRESRTAEPVISLDLFKNHTFVIQNAVAALVSGFLMAVEVYIPTWTQGILGVPASLAGFAVTPSSLMWIIGSFVTGRLLAKWAPRKIIYLSLMFILITSICLALLPVSTVFGWFFLITAIGGVGFGITITATTVTSQHLVAPENVGVATSFNTLSRTIGQTLMISIFGIALNVGMNQGIQQHAGTNMAMMNKLINPQTATSLPAKRLPTLHGILYTGLHWVYLIGLGLVILALIVNSFDRGKQMTAAQHAAKLKK; the protein is encoded by the coding sequence ATGCAACAACGTAAAACCAACGTTATCGCAGTTACCATTGCGATATACGTGGCCACGTTCATGAGCGCGATCGAAGGGACCATCGTGTCAACGGCCTTGCCGACAATTGTCGGTGACCTGCACGGGGTTGCTTTAATGAACTGGGTTTTTTCAATTTATTTATTGACCAATGCCATGATGACGCCAATTTATGGCAAGTTAACGGACTTAATCGGTCGTAAACCGGTCATGCAAGCGGGGTTGATTATCTTTATTATCGGCTCGATGATGAGTGGCTTATCTGATTCCATGCCAGTCCTGATTTTCTGGCGCGCCGTCCAAGGGATTGGGGCTGGTGCACTGATGCCAGTCTCCATGACTATTATTGCGGACATTTATTCATTTGAACGGCGAGCCAAAGTTCTGGGCTTTAATAGTTCGGCTTGGGGGATTGCCTCAGTCTTGGCGCCTTTAATTGGGGGCATCATTGTTGATAAGTTAAGTTGGCATTGGATCTTTTTCATCAATGTGCCCGTGGGCTTGATTACCTTAGTTTTATTTCAAGTTTATTTACGAGAACCTAAGCGCCAGCGACAAGGTAAAGTTGATTATCTGGGTAGTTTCTGGTTAATGCTATTTTTATTGTGTTTGATGTTGAGTTTCCAATTACTTGGAAATGCCACAATTAGTTGGGCCACAGTTATCATGGCATGGGTATTAAGCGGCTTTAGCCTGTGGTTATTTATTCGCCGTGAGAGTCGAACCGCAGAACCCGTGATTTCGTTGGACTTATTCAAAAATCATACGTTTGTCATTCAAAATGCCGTGGCAGCGTTAGTGAGCGGGTTCTTGATGGCCGTCGAAGTATACATTCCCACGTGGACGCAGGGAATTCTGGGTGTGCCAGCGTCATTAGCGGGCTTTGCAGTAACGCCAAGTTCGTTAATGTGGATTATTGGGTCCTTCGTGACGGGCCGATTATTGGCTAAATGGGCGCCACGAAAAATTATCTATTTAAGTTTAATGTTTATTTTGATTACCAGTATTTGCCTGGCTCTCTTACCGGTTTCAACCGTCTTTGGTTGGTTCTTCTTGATTACCGCCATTGGAGGCGTTGGCTTTGGGATTACCATCACTGCAACGACAGTAACGTCACAGCATCTCGTCGCACCAGAAAATGTGGGTGTGGCGACGTCGTTTAATACATTGAGTCGGACAATCGGCCAGACCTTAATGATTTCGATTTTTGGGATTGCCCTAAACGTCGGGATGAATCAAGGCATTCAACAGCATGCTGGCACTAATATGGCAATGATGAATAAACTGATTAATCCACAGACGGCAACGAGTTTGCCAGCTAAGCGCTTACCAACGCTACATGGAATTCTGTACACCGGGTTACATTGGGTCTATCTAATTGGCCTTGGTCTGGTGATTTTAGCGCTAATCGTGAATAGTTTTGACCGAGGCAAACAGATGACTGCGGCGCAACATGCAGCTAAGTTAAAAAAGTAA
- a CDS encoding phosphatase PAP2 family protein — protein MAKIHWRRRDWAMLLVFLLWLGWTWAVWRQAPFIKTFDTHIAWPLHQSPAWLQTGLVAYTQLGNSVPVTGITVVIGLLLVWRQQQRATLFFWVNTWGLAAYGNYFIKQLIQRPRPTAWRLIEIGGYSYPSGHSTTATVLVGSLLVIAYDQLQHRSLKRGLLVGGCALILLMMISRIVVGVHYPSDTVGGVLLGSCLLYLSTRLSQGQRIGPLTPKKVD, from the coding sequence ATGGCTAAAATTCATTGGCGCCGGCGTGACTGGGCAATGTTACTGGTATTTTTACTGTGGCTCGGTTGGACCTGGGCGGTTTGGCGCCAAGCCCCGTTTATTAAAACTTTCGATACGCACATCGCATGGCCGCTGCATCAAAGTCCGGCCTGGTTACAAACTGGACTAGTGGCCTATACACAGTTGGGGAATTCAGTGCCAGTGACTGGCATTACCGTCGTCATTGGTTTGCTATTAGTTTGGCGCCAACAACAACGAGCCACGTTGTTTTTTTGGGTTAATACTTGGGGCTTAGCTGCTTATGGCAATTATTTTATCAAACAATTGATTCAACGACCTCGCCCAACGGCATGGCGGCTTATTGAGATTGGGGGCTATAGTTATCCCAGCGGACATTCCACAACAGCGACCGTATTAGTCGGTAGTTTATTAGTTATCGCCTATGATCAGCTACAGCACCGCTCGTTAAAACGTGGCCTATTAGTCGGTGGTTGCGCCCTGATTTTACTAATGATGATCAGTCGCATCGTCGTCGGCGTCCATTACCCCAGTGATACTGTGGGGGGCGTTCTACTTGGGAGCTGTCTCTTATATTTGAGTACCCGCCTGAGCCAGGGCCAACGAATTGGCCCCTTAACCCCTAAAAAAGTCGACTAG